The Algoriphagus sp. TR-M9 genome has a window encoding:
- the hisF gene encoding imidazole glycerol phosphate synthase subunit HisF has translation MLTKRIIPCLDIKEGRTVKGVNFVELRDAGDPVELAKIYSDEGADELVFLDITATVDKRKTLAELVTKVAKAINIPFTVGGGISTVEDVKVLLNAGADKISINSSAVKNPQIINEMASEFGSQCIVVAIDTRNMDGIDFVHTHGGRKPTLLKTQEWAQEVCDRGAGEILLTSMDHDGTKAGFSNELLAEISSALSIPVIASGGAGTMAHFKDVFTFGKADAALAASIFHFKEIGIPELKSYLAGAAISIRK, from the coding sequence ATGCTTACTAAACGAATAATCCCTTGTCTTGATATCAAAGAAGGTCGAACTGTCAAAGGAGTGAACTTTGTGGAACTTCGGGATGCAGGAGACCCGGTGGAGTTGGCGAAGATCTACTCTGACGAGGGAGCAGATGAACTCGTGTTTTTGGATATTACGGCTACTGTTGACAAGCGAAAGACCTTGGCAGAGTTGGTGACCAAAGTGGCAAAGGCGATCAACATTCCATTTACAGTAGGTGGAGGAATTTCCACTGTGGAAGATGTGAAAGTGCTCTTGAATGCAGGAGCAGATAAGATTTCCATTAATTCATCTGCTGTGAAAAATCCGCAGATCATCAATGAAATGGCGTCAGAATTCGGTTCCCAATGTATAGTAGTGGCGATTGACACTAGAAATATGGATGGGATAGACTTTGTACATACGCATGGAGGAAGGAAGCCGACTTTGCTGAAAACTCAGGAATGGGCTCAAGAGGTTTGCGATAGAGGTGCCGGAGAGATTTTATTGACTTCTATGGATCACGATGGTACCAAGGCAGGCTTCTCCAATGAACTGTTGGCAGAGATATCATCTGCGCTTTCCATTCCTGTTATTGCATCCGGTGGTGCCGGTACAATGGCACATTTCAAAGATGTGTTTACCTTTGGCAAAGCAGATGCTGCTTTGGCGGCAAGTATTTTCCACTTTAAAGAAATTGGGATTCCTGAGTTGAAAAGTTATCTCGCAGGTGCAGCAATCAGTATAAGAAAATAA
- the hisIE gene encoding bifunctional phosphoribosyl-AMP cyclohydrolase/phosphoribosyl-ATP diphosphatase HisIE: MDMNIDFKKMDGLVPAIVQDTLSGKVLMQGYMNEEALAKTNETKMVTFFSRSKNRLWTKGETSGNFMELVSIAVDCDGDSILVKANPRGPVCHTGADTCFEEVNSSKTGFIDQLRAIIKDRKNNPSDASYTASLFAKGINKVAQKVGEEAVEIVIEAKDDNKELFMGEAADLLYHYLVLLEAKGYELDEVMEVLIARHQKS; encoded by the coding sequence ATGGATATGAATATAGATTTTAAGAAAATGGATGGCTTGGTGCCGGCAATCGTACAGGATACACTCTCGGGCAAAGTACTGATGCAGGGCTACATGAATGAGGAAGCTTTGGCGAAAACCAATGAAACTAAAATGGTGACTTTTTTTAGCCGCAGTAAAAACCGACTTTGGACCAAAGGAGAGACTTCCGGCAATTTCATGGAGTTGGTTTCCATCGCTGTGGACTGTGATGGGGATTCGATTCTAGTGAAAGCTAATCCGCGTGGACCGGTTTGTCACACCGGAGCTGATACTTGCTTTGAAGAAGTGAATTCTTCTAAAACAGGTTTTATCGATCAGCTGAGAGCAATCATCAAGGATAGGAAAAACAACCCTTCTGATGCTTCATACACGGCTTCCCTTTTTGCCAAGGGCATCAATAAAGTAGCTCAGAAAGTAGGGGAGGAAGCCGTGGAGATCGTGATTGAAGCCAAGGATGACAACAAGGAACTTTTCATGGGAGAAGCAGCGGACTTACTTTATCACTATTTAGTGCTTCTGGAAGCCAAAGGCTATGAGCTGGATGAAGTGATGGAGGTGCTGATTGCTAGGCATCAAAAATCCTGA
- a CDS encoding BCCT family transporter: MKNKYVDIHNPVFFPSVILLIVFMAVTMIVGEPMLVLFDSFKNFVTEKTGWLFILAVNVFIIFCLYLGFSKYGSVRLGGKDATPDFSTSAWFAMLFSAGMGIGLLFYGVAEPVSHYARPPVADPFTVDSAQDAMNFTFLHWGIHAWAIYAVVALSLAFFAFNRNMPLTIRSVFYPIFGDRIHGWIGNVIDIFSVLATIFGLATSLGVGVRQVSGGLAHVFGTPNNVWIQVALIAGITAIATISVVSGVDKGVKILSEWNVRFAGLLLIFVLIFGPTLFVFKSFIQNMGVYMTELVEVSTWTEAFVNKGWQGDWTVFYWAWWISWSPFVGMFIARVSKGRTIREFIFGVLLAPSILTFFWMTTLGGSAIFIDMQEALLGSNHEFAKAIVADETTALFVFLEKFPLRMVGSILGILLVASFFVTSADSGSLVIDSITSGGKLNTPTPQRVFWATTEGAVAAVLLVGGGLTALQTATISTGLPFLVILTVMCYSLLKGVKKEYARDKQLTDELDQKSYANRLTKVIMKQIDKDKKP, from the coding sequence ATGAAGAACAAGTACGTAGATATTCACAATCCCGTATTTTTTCCTTCAGTCATTTTGTTGATAGTTTTTATGGCTGTCACGATGATTGTGGGTGAACCCATGCTGGTCCTATTCGACTCCTTTAAAAACTTTGTGACAGAAAAGACAGGCTGGCTGTTTATTCTTGCGGTCAACGTGTTCATTATTTTCTGTCTTTATCTGGGCTTTAGCAAGTACGGATCGGTGAGGCTAGGAGGGAAGGATGCAACGCCAGACTTTTCCACCTCAGCTTGGTTTGCCATGCTATTTAGTGCCGGAATGGGGATTGGCTTATTGTTCTATGGAGTTGCAGAGCCAGTGTCGCATTATGCCCGCCCCCCTGTAGCTGACCCATTTACCGTTGATTCTGCCCAAGATGCTATGAATTTTACCTTTTTGCATTGGGGAATACACGCTTGGGCCATTTATGCAGTGGTGGCCTTATCCCTGGCTTTCTTTGCCTTCAATAGAAATATGCCACTAACGATTCGTTCGGTGTTCTACCCGATTTTTGGAGATCGAATTCATGGGTGGATTGGCAATGTGATTGATATTTTCTCCGTTTTGGCTACGATATTTGGATTGGCTACATCCCTGGGAGTAGGGGTGCGGCAGGTCAGTGGAGGACTGGCTCATGTCTTTGGTACGCCCAATAATGTCTGGATCCAAGTGGCGCTGATCGCTGGTATAACCGCTATTGCTACCATTTCTGTGGTATCAGGCGTGGATAAAGGAGTGAAAATCCTGAGTGAATGGAACGTTCGTTTTGCAGGATTGCTATTGATTTTTGTTTTGATATTCGGCCCTACTCTTTTTGTGTTCAAATCTTTCATACAGAACATGGGAGTGTACATGACCGAGCTGGTGGAAGTGTCCACCTGGACAGAGGCCTTTGTCAATAAAGGCTGGCAAGGAGACTGGACCGTGTTTTATTGGGCCTGGTGGATTTCTTGGTCCCCATTTGTGGGGATGTTCATAGCCCGGGTATCTAAGGGGAGAACCATTCGGGAATTTATCTTTGGAGTGCTTTTGGCTCCCAGTATTTTGACCTTTTTCTGGATGACTACCCTGGGTGGTTCGGCGATTTTCATAGATATGCAGGAAGCACTTTTGGGTAGCAATCATGAATTTGCTAAAGCCATAGTAGCGGATGAGACCACGGCCTTATTTGTCTTTCTGGAGAAATTTCCCCTGCGAATGGTCGGGTCGATACTAGGGATTTTGTTAGTGGCGAGTTTCTTCGTGACTTCAGCAGATTCGGGTTCGCTGGTGATTGACAGCATTACCTCTGGAGGTAAATTGAACACGCCTACTCCTCAGCGGGTCTTTTGGGCTACTACAGAAGGAGCAGTGGCGGCTGTGTTGCTGGTAGGCGGAGGGCTGACAGCTCTTCAGACAGCCACGATTTCTACAGGATTGCCCTTTCTGGTGATACTTACGGTGATGTGTTATTCGCTCCTGAAAGGCGTGAAAAAGGAATATGCACGTGATAAGCAGTTGACTGATGAGCTGGATCAGAAGTCCTATGCCAATCGTCTGACCAAAGTGATCATGAAGCAAATCGATAAAGACAAAAAACCATGA
- a CDS encoding universal stress protein, whose amino-acid sequence MKPLNKIGIFLDLSETDEFLLRYFKKLDDVFNFHSLTLVHFVALENDSADLVHLTEQLPKPLEEILEDEVLELVEKVFGEKKSSIHVKIAWGGKLDTLIKWVDAEQFNLVVLGKKEKQNGTGVFSSKVIRLTDSDCLFVPENSKTEFQSIVLGLDFSDYSEKVISRGLRLSNNLSSKLIPVHILKAGFQYFPYFKNQEKFQKSLRTKAESSYRKIQKKTGVQEELICVEDSENHISKSLYETALSHQANLIIMGNKGISDEDDLLVGSVTDRMISADRKIPVLIVKSD is encoded by the coding sequence ATGAAGCCACTAAATAAAATTGGGATTTTTCTGGATCTGAGTGAGACAGATGAGTTTTTGCTCAGGTATTTTAAGAAGTTGGATGATGTTTTCAACTTTCATTCTTTGACTTTGGTACACTTTGTGGCGCTGGAAAATGACTCCGCAGATCTGGTGCACCTGACTGAGCAGCTTCCAAAGCCCTTGGAGGAGATTTTAGAGGATGAGGTTCTCGAACTGGTAGAGAAGGTTTTTGGGGAGAAAAAGTCCAGCATTCACGTGAAAATCGCCTGGGGAGGCAAGCTGGATACCCTAATCAAATGGGTGGATGCAGAGCAATTCAACTTGGTGGTTTTGGGTAAAAAAGAGAAACAAAATGGAACAGGTGTATTTAGTAGTAAGGTGATTCGACTCACTGATTCAGACTGTTTATTTGTTCCGGAAAATTCCAAAACTGAGTTTCAAAGTATTGTCTTGGGCTTGGACTTTTCAGATTACTCAGAGAAAGTAATCAGCCGTGGTTTGAGACTTTCCAATAACCTGTCCTCAAAGTTGATTCCTGTACATATTTTGAAAGCAGGCTTCCAGTACTTCCCTTACTTCAAGAATCAGGAGAAATTCCAAAAGAGCCTTCGTACCAAAGCCGAGAGCTCCTACCGGAAAATACAAAAGAAAACAGGTGTTCAGGAGGAATTGATCTGTGTGGAAGATAGTGAAAACCATATCAGCAAAAGCCTGTACGAAACCGCCCTGAGCCATCAAGCCAACTTGATCATCATGGGCAATAAGGGAATATCCGATGAGGATGATTTGCTGGTAGGAAGTGTCACAGACCGGATGATCTCTGCCGACCGTAAAATCCCTGTACTAATAGTCAAATCTGATTAA
- a CDS encoding S41 family peptidase, which translates to MKKCLWLPVLLLGIVCSCDKKDDPVPNPDSNEVRNAIYESMAEWYFWNDELPASVSPGDFESNEAFLDAIIYKPLDRFSYLTTQEAFNDAFVGRNAGHGFGFAFDASERLYLTFVFQDAPAGLDGWQRGWEILEINGQPIASYKNSAGAYNFQLGAAEPGVSNSFTFRLPDGTTTTRTNTKTEYQSNSVLHQEIIELEDKKVGYWVYQSFKATAGQSPTKSLEVDESMKFFEEAGIEELIIDLRYNGGGSVAVAEQINNYLIQSGNSGQLMYVNKLNALKTDLQKSVSFEKKGRLNLSQIVFITSRGTASASELIINSLEPFIDITLIGDHTYGKPVGSFPLSRYSNTLQKNKVELVPITFATANAAGNADYFDGFPVDFAVGDSPQFNWGDQGDLRLAAALNVLQNGTVSGRLLNTFYRPKWEMIDQFKGLRQEFPAY; encoded by the coding sequence ATGAAAAAGTGCCTTTGGTTACCCGTATTGCTATTAGGAATAGTTTGCTCCTGCGACAAAAAGGATGATCCAGTTCCCAATCCGGATTCCAATGAGGTACGGAATGCTATCTACGAATCCATGGCCGAATGGTACTTTTGGAATGATGAGTTGCCTGCTAGTGTGAGTCCAGGCGATTTTGAATCCAATGAAGCCTTTCTTGATGCCATTATCTACAAACCCCTGGACCGGTTTTCTTACCTCACTACGCAAGAGGCATTCAATGATGCCTTCGTGGGTAGGAATGCAGGTCACGGTTTTGGCTTCGCATTTGATGCTTCTGAGCGGCTCTACCTCACTTTCGTTTTTCAGGATGCACCGGCAGGCCTAGATGGCTGGCAGAGAGGCTGGGAAATCCTAGAAATCAACGGACAGCCAATAGCTAGCTATAAAAACAGTGCTGGAGCTTATAATTTCCAACTTGGTGCGGCAGAACCTGGAGTCAGCAACTCCTTTACCTTCAGACTACCAGACGGTACCACCACCACACGAACAAATACCAAAACTGAATACCAGTCAAATTCCGTCCTGCATCAGGAGATCATTGAACTTGAGGACAAAAAGGTAGGCTATTGGGTGTATCAAAGCTTCAAGGCCACCGCAGGTCAATCCCCCACCAAAAGTCTTGAGGTGGACGAATCCATGAAGTTTTTTGAAGAAGCGGGAATCGAGGAGTTAATCATAGACCTGCGGTACAATGGAGGGGGATCTGTGGCCGTGGCAGAGCAAATCAATAATTACCTGATACAGTCCGGCAATTCGGGTCAACTGATGTATGTGAATAAACTCAATGCCCTCAAAACAGACCTTCAGAAAAGTGTTTCTTTTGAGAAAAAAGGAAGATTGAACTTAAGTCAAATCGTATTCATTACCTCTAGAGGTACGGCATCAGCCTCAGAACTGATCATAAACTCCCTGGAGCCCTTTATCGACATCACCTTGATAGGTGACCATACTTATGGCAAACCTGTAGGCTCATTTCCATTATCCCGCTATAGCAATACCCTTCAAAAAAATAAAGTTGAACTGGTGCCTATCACTTTTGCCACGGCTAATGCAGCTGGCAATGCTGACTATTTCGATGGGTTTCCGGTTGACTTCGCTGTAGGGGATTCACCTCAATTCAACTGGGGAGATCAAGGCGACCTGCGCTTAGCTGCAGCCTTAAATGTACTGCAAAACGGTACAGTGAGCGGCAGACTTTTGAATACCTTTTACAGGCCTAAATGGGAAATGATAGATCAGTTTAAAGGATTAAGACAAGAATTCCCCGCTTATTAA
- a CDS encoding Dabb family protein: MAKQKMIHQVYFYLHDAANTEEFMKDAVPMLGRCKNVGKFIIGTPAPTAERDVVDHSFHVCCTAFFDSLEDQAAYQVDPLHLEFIDKYSHMWKSVKVYDISI; encoded by the coding sequence ATGGCCAAACAAAAAATGATTCACCAAGTTTACTTTTACCTTCACGATGCGGCAAACACCGAAGAGTTCATGAAAGATGCAGTTCCCATGCTGGGCCGTTGCAAAAATGTAGGGAAATTCATTATAGGTACCCCGGCACCCACTGCAGAGCGGGATGTAGTAGATCACTCCTTTCATGTGTGCTGCACAGCTTTCTTTGATAGCTTGGAAGATCAGGCTGCTTACCAAGTTGATCCACTTCATTTAGAGTTCATCGACAAGTATTCCCACATGTGGAAATCTGTAAAAGTCTACGATATATCCATCTAA
- a CDS encoding aldo/keto reductase: MNYRILGKTGWKVSEIGLGTWQVGGGWGSPFDPKVAEEILHTAFDSGINFVDTADVYDAGLSEAAVGEAVRQRSEKIYVATKCGRRIQPHINETYTIEKLRRHVEDSLRNTGLNRLDLIQLHCPPSSVYQRDEIFALFEKLKAEGKIAAMGVSVEQVEEAKMAMEYDIVSSVQVIYNMFRLKPADELFPLAKEKNVGLIVRVPLASGLLAGKINADTTFSHDDHRYFNREGKAFDKGETFSGVPLERAFPAIEELKGVFGAEVPLASLALRWILMQEQVSTVIPGASKISQLESNVKASELPGLTPGQMKAVQEVYDKHIREAVHHLW; encoded by the coding sequence ATGAATTATAGAATTTTAGGTAAAACCGGTTGGAAAGTATCAGAAATCGGCCTTGGAACCTGGCAAGTCGGTGGGGGATGGGGTTCTCCCTTCGATCCCAAGGTGGCGGAGGAAATCCTGCACACCGCTTTTGACAGTGGAATTAACTTTGTGGACACGGCAGATGTATATGACGCGGGCCTGAGCGAAGCAGCCGTGGGAGAGGCTGTAAGGCAGCGATCAGAGAAAATATATGTGGCTACCAAGTGCGGCAGAAGAATACAGCCTCATATCAATGAAACGTACACGATTGAAAAGCTGCGTAGGCATGTAGAGGATAGCCTGAGAAATACGGGGCTAAACCGCTTGGATCTTATCCAGCTACACTGTCCACCCAGCTCGGTATATCAGCGCGACGAGATTTTTGCCTTGTTTGAAAAGCTGAAAGCTGAAGGAAAAATCGCTGCTATGGGGGTGAGCGTGGAGCAAGTAGAAGAAGCCAAAATGGCTATGGAATATGATATAGTCTCCAGTGTTCAGGTAATTTATAATATGTTTAGACTGAAGCCTGCGGATGAGCTATTTCCACTGGCCAAGGAAAAGAACGTAGGTTTGATTGTACGGGTGCCTCTTGCCAGCGGATTGCTAGCTGGAAAGATCAATGCAGATACCACTTTTTCCCATGATGACCACCGCTATTTCAATCGTGAGGGAAAAGCCTTTGACAAGGGGGAGACTTTTTCGGGGGTACCATTAGAAAGGGCATTTCCGGCTATAGAAGAACTTAAAGGTGTTTTTGGAGCAGAAGTTCCCTTGGCATCCTTGGCATTGAGGTGGATCCTCATGCAAGAGCAGGTGAGCACTGTGATTCCGGGAGCATCGAAAATATCGCAGTTGGAATCCAATGTAAAGGCAAGTGAGTTACCAGGCTTGACCCCGGGTCAAATGAAGGCGGTGCAAGAGGTTTATGATAAGCACATCCGCGAAGCCGTGCATCATCTTTGGTAA